AAAGGCCAAACAATGTGACCATATTAGTGTATTTATCTGGTTTGATaggtcatccatccatcaggcCGAcactaaaaacacaataatgaaCACTAGAataggtaaaataaaaaaattagtagtaaaaaataacacatttaattAGTCATTTAAAGGCTAGTGTTAGCAGGGACACATTCATTTAATCCCGTTCTTCTCATACCTGCAGCCCAATGAAAATTTACCTGAACTGAAAGAAAGCAAAAACTTTTTCAAGTCTcgatacatttaaattaatgaatcaaattttaaaaaagcaagacAACACTTCCCCAAGATCCATCTGGGCTCATGTGTTACAAACTGAAAAGTAAAAACTTTgacctttcatttttgacttgatagaaattttatttttaaatctttggcTTCAGTTTGTAACAACAGAGATTTTCCCTCAGAGGCCCTACATTGACATGCAGCCATACATCTCATCAAATCTACTTTTCCATGATAACAAGGAACCTTTGGGTGCTGCTCCACTTATTAATCGTGCTATTTTTAGGATTGCAGATTTTGTTTTCAGGTAAATAAGGCCCTTGAAATGTTTGTCTGCAGACATGGaaacatagaaataaaaaataaactaataatgaaaaaagtgaccaaataaataaataaataaataaaaagtaacaaaattaataaacaaaacagaaaccaaagaaataaacaaactaaTTATTAAAAAAGTAACCTAATCAACAAATAAaccaataatttaaaaagtaatcaaataaataaactaataatTAGAAAACacaatacataaataaatcaaaaaagtaaacaaattaattaaaaaaattaaaaaatatatatttctaagAGCAGCTCAGACATTTACAGTGCTCTTAAAGAGTATTCACTCCCTTAGATGTTTgattcttttattgattttataaataaatcatggtcaatgaaatttgccccccccccccccccccccccttttttttattttttttacaaaaaaattacaataaaacatctttaatatctgagtgaaaacagttttgaaCAAACTAATGTCaataatcaaacaaaaatgttaaagaagTGGCTGCATTAATATAACCcaatttaaagtgactgacctaattctaCAGAGATTCAGCCAATCAGTCTtggtagtctcacagttagtgagatggggatcacctgagtgcagtttaaagacacctgagtctggaaggtccagccactggctcatcagtattcctggctaccattacaccatgaaaacaaaaggacactccaagcaactcagagaaaatgttatagAGAATTTTAAATCATGGGATGGACACAAATAAATTCCAAGGAGTTCAATGTAAAACTCTAATATGTTGTAGAACAAAGAGActtaagaacaaaaacatgcactATAAaggataaataataataataataaacattcttgaaatattatgatgatttttgaaagttaaaaaaacaatcccAGATAAAATCCATTTCTCCTTTGCAAGGGCACCCTGAAGCAAGACAGTCTGACTGATGACTGCAGATCTCAAACGGCACCTCTCACAGTCCGTTAATGTCATCTATCAAAGATGGCAAAGAAGTCTAAATCAcatgaaaacatgcagaaatgagTCATTACAGCAGGAAAAGGGAGTAAAAAATTGTATGCATGTCCATTTAGGGCTTCCGTACCACCAGCTATCACTAAGTAATTCTTAGATATCCCAATGTTTATCTGTGTTTTAACATGATACtgttatttacattaaaatccCTTATCAGACACAGCCTCTAGACTCACATGGACTCAGTTGTTACAAGCTAAATTGAAAAAACTAAGACTCTTTAAATCAATATAACTTCTGATTTCAAATAATTGGCTCAGATTTGTAACAATAAATGAGTCGTGTCACGCTCTGCTCTCTAGATTTGCATGAAACAACCCTGAGTAAATTCCCGCCATCTAACCCCCGCGATATCACAGCAGGTTTGATGCCCCGCTCAGATCCTGGTTGCTTGCGCTGAAAAAAATGACCCTGCCTCTCCGCCGTGTAGGAATGGCCTCCACTGGGAACCTTTCTGAAGAGCAGGTGCACTGCTCCATCTGTCTGGACGTCTTCACCAACCCCGTCTCCATCCCCTGCGGACACAACTTCTGCCAGAGTTGCATTCTGGGATACTGGAAGACCAGCCCTTTGTACCAGTGTCCTATGTGTAAGAAGTCCTTCTACAAAAGGCCTGATATCAGCATCAACACTGTGCTGAGGGAGATCGCAGAGCAGTTCAAGGAGATAAGGGTCAGGAGCGTGGAGGAGAAGGGGAGTGAGGATCAGGAAGAGGGGAAAGAGAAGAAGTGGGGgatggagaggaagaaaaaggaggatgaggagaggcTCTTAGAGACAGATcagaagcaggaagaggaggagaggaggacgaAGACGCCACAAGAGGAGTTACCGCCGCTCATCCCTCCTAAAACCTCTCCTCCACGGTCACCTCAGGGTCCGCCACCCCCTTTACCTCAAACATCACCTCCACCCTCCCCTCAACTCCCTGCTCCTACAACCTCTCCAGCACCTCTGTCACCTTCGCTCCCACTTCTTTTCTTGGAGGAAGTCCTCTGTGATGTCTGTCTCGGAGACGGCAGGCCCAGAGCGGTGAAATCCTGCCTCGTGTGCCTGACTTCATACTGCGAGGAGCACCTGAAGTCTCACTCAGCCAGGTTCACCAAGCACAAACTGATGGAGCCGGTGGCAAACATGGAGGACAGGATGTGCCCGAAGCATGAGAGGCTCCTGGAGCTGTTCTGTAAGAAGGATcagacatgtgtgtgtgtgctctgcaCGGAGACGGACCACAGGGCCCACTACACCGTACCTGTGGAGAGGGAGTGGACAGAGAAGAAGGTGAGGCAGTGTAAATCCCCTGTTTACTGaattgaatatgttttttttatgctttcCCACAACCCCAATGTGTGATGGATGCAATATATAGCACTGTCTTGCTTTCATACTGCTAGGAAAATTGCAGTATTGGAATCAGTGCAGGTTGTCATCATCCAGTCTTTCACAGGCTCAGCTGAAGAGGACAGAGATGGACGTCCAGCAGATGATCCAGGAGAGAGTGAAAAAGGTGGAGGACATCAAACATGCCGTGGAGCTTAACAAAGTGAGTCCTCCTGACCTTACATATAGACGCTGTGGAAGCACCAAACAGAGAATACATTGAAGTTCCTGTTTGTATTTTCAGGCCAGTGCTCAGAGAGAGATCCAGGAAAGCGTGCAGGTCTTCTCAGAGCTGGTGCGCTCCATCCAGAGGACCCAGGCCGAGCTGGTTTTGTCCATCGAGGAGAAGCAGAGGCAGACGGAGAGGTGGGCCGAGGGTTTCATCACGGAGCTGGAGAGGGAAATCACTGAGTTAAGACGGAGGAATACAGAGCTGGAAAACGTGGCTCGGACCGACCACATTCACTTCTTAAAGGTGGAAAACTTTCCAGTCCTTAACTTTAAGGTGTTACTTGTATAGTTTTGTTATGGGGCTAGAGattctttaaatgtaaaacccTCTACTTAGGTATAGGAGGgcatcttgttctctgtccattatctagaacaggggtgtcaaactcaaggcccgggggccaaatccggcctgtgaaacagttaaatccggcctgcaagatgatgtcatatttctgttataactggcccatcagtatgaggtctgcagatctccttaatataaaaatgtgaacttatccttgatgatttaagatatccttgttaaatcacaaaatcaaaaaatgtaaggagtaaaaatatttagataagaagtcaggaatttGGGgagaataaattaatttgtgttttaatttcatattttcaattttgcatctcacaatctggactcaaatttatgattttgactttttattttgtattttgagcacttcaactcatgattttgacttctcatataatattttgatttaagaTTAATAATTCGAAATATTAATtggtattttgacctttttaaccaattattttgtattttacctcatattttgaactcCAAACTTAATAaacccatagtttgaccttttagactcacaatttaaaattttaaatcatactttgactttaaattttatgattacaaatttatttcatattttgaccttttaaactcatgattttgaaatctttctaatatattcgccattataaaacattatttttcaattttaatgtttcgaccttttgaacaaataaatttacttttcccagattgtgagcctttaaacttatctttttcactttttaaatcagtgttaagtttttggggtttttttcatattttattactggtgaaatgaggttgacagtttctggttaaaaaggtgaccatgttaggccctcaggttagacctgaatccagaatccggcccctgctgtgattgagttggACACCACTGATCTAGAAGGTATAATTTTCTGGAAAAGCAGTGCCATCTGCTGGCAAAGGCTTTAAATACACTCCAGAAAGAAGGTCGTAGGATAACCAAGAGACAAAAagaacagacataaaaaagttcTCCCCAAAGATTCCTTATCTGAATTTCTGGATTGTTTCAAAGTCAAAAAGCATAATTTGTACTTAATACCTCTTCAAGGggtgaaaaacatgaaatattttgtcatttgGTCAAGCCATTCTCCTAAAACTGCAGTAAGTCCCTAAAtggctttcaaaataactgcaACTTCATATCCAGACCAAAATAAAGTACAGCTTTATAGTATATAAGATAAAGTTTAACCCTTATGCAGAGCTCAGGTCTTTAGGACCAATTTTCAATGTTTGCTTAAACCAAAATAATCCAATTTATAGACTATTTTAAGACCTCAGTTCCATTGGCTCAATCATTATGAAGAATCCTCTCCTATCTAGTCagcaaatttttatttatctgaccacagaacagttttccatgttggcTCTGCCCATTTTAAACGAGccttggtccagagaagacggctgCGTTTCTGGATGGTGCTCACATATgtattcttctttgcatgatacagatTTAGCTTGTATTTGTGGATAGCATCATGTCCTGTGTTAACAGCAATGATTTTTAGTTGTGTttctgagtccatgcagtgatttccagttcagagtcatgcctgtttttaatgcagagctGCCTGAGGATCCAAAGACTACAAGCATCAAAtgttgacctttggccttgtccgtTGCTCACAGAACTCCTTCACATCTTTTCTTCTgtagactctgcctctctaaaatgtcactgacctgttgccattaGTTGGAAAATGCTACTCTAGCTGTTTTTTATCAGTACCACTGTTTCAGTAGGGACGTTAtggtatcaaaatctcacagTACCTAAAAACTTCTGTAATAAGGCCACAGTACGCTATTTTATTGGGgtatgaataaacaaaaaaaaaaacaaaaaaaaaagaagaagacttGGAAAAAGTTATGTTGGCATctatccacacatccatccatctttattTGCTTAACTGAGGTCAGGTCACAGTGTCAGCAGGCGAAGTAAGccagcccagacatccctctcccaagcaatattttccagttcctccagAGGAATTCCTGGGCACTACCAGGCCAGATGGAGTATGttatccctccagtgagttctgggtgtGCCCTGGGGtctcccagttggatgtgcctggaagacctccacaaaGTACCCAAACCCCCTCAACTGAATCTATTTGATGTAAAGGAGTAGCGGCTTGACTTTGAGATCCCTTTAAGATCAGCAAGTGGATGATGGGTATGCAAGGGCCAATGGTAGCTGTGGCTCCAACTTCCGTTAGCTCAGCTCCACAcaaaaaagacacttttttgccctgaagacctaTCATCTGAAACCCTCATATGTCCATGAGGGTATTCTGTCACCATGATACTGCATCACtattttccagctttttgttgccccgtccctacgtatttgagatgtgttgctgctctcaaattcaaaatgagcttatatttttccACCAATGATAAATGTTCCTGTTTTAtatattgtttatgttctattgtgaatgaaatatggatttatgagatttacaaatcaGAGCATTCTATTTCTTTTACATTGTAAaggcgccccagcttttttggaattgtgtaAACAATACACATAGGAAAAacatttcttgtgttttatgtctctttgtagAACTTCCCAGCTCTGAGCACACCTCCTCCTGTCAAAAACTGGTCAGAGACCAGTGTTCCCACTGACACCTGTGTAGGAATGATCAGGAGATCTGTGTCCATACTGGAGGCAACATTGAACGAAATGATTGACAAACTGGCTGACAGTGGTAAGATTATATTTAACAATGCAAACTTACAGACTTTGgaatttttgttcattttgattGTAAATTATGGATTACCAGGAAACATTggacactgatttaaagcaatTCCATTTTTTGTTTCTACAGAGATCAAAAAGATTGTTAAATACACAGGTAtgtgttttttcacatttatttggCTTATTTCTCCTCTGAAATTTCTCccatataaaaaaatatgtacttGATTTTTCCTTTCTAGTGGACGTCACTCTGGACCCCGACTCGGCCAACccctggctgcagctctctcagGACAGACATCAGGTGAGACACCTGGGTGCATGGCAGGACCTCCCGGACCACCCTGACCGCTTCGACACCGTCGTCATCGTCCTGGGCCGTGAGGGCTTCACCTCAGGGAGGCATTACTGGGAGGTCCTGGTAGGGGAAAAAGACGACTGGTACCTGGGTGTGGCTCGGTCCTCTGTTAACAGAAAAGGCCGGCTCTCCGTGAGCACCACGCAGGGTTACTGGGCTCTGGCCATGAAGAAAGGCCAGGGCTACCGGGTGTCGACGTCCCCCCCGACCCTGCTCCCACTCGACGCCCGACCAAAGAGGGTGGGCGTGTACGTGGACTATGAAGAGGGGCAAGTGTCCTTTTATGATGTGAGGGCTCGGactcatattttcacatttaaagatAAGTTCACGGAGAAGATCCTGCCGTTCTTCTACCTCTACTGCTGCGACAAAGCTTCTGACACCATGGTGATCTGTCCTGTGAATGAGAAAAGCTTGATCAAACAAAGCTAATGAGAGCGattaaatgactaaaacagatCTGAAAAACCGTAATGAATGCAAAAAGGAcctttttgactgtagcattaCCTGTTTTGATGAAAACCTGAGTGGAATTTATAATTTTTGTTATCAAAATTAATGCCGTAGCTCAACAATTATGttatatttacagctttatGAACTGAAATCAGAAAGTAGAAGAATTACgctttgaaaatgtttaaaccaGAAAGTCCTGTGTCTGAACATTTGAGCTAACGGGACTAGACGTGCTCTGCTAGCAATGCATTGTTTTAGAATAGTTTGACAATCTGGTACACAAGGGTTCTGACTTTTTGAAGAATTTAACCTCCACCACTGTCCAGATATAAGGCATCCTTATCAAAGGGGATAAAGCATGTTGTCTTAAGTATGTGGCTCTTAGTGTTTAGGGACATTTTTGCTATCTTGGTGCACAATCATAGTGCAAACCCAGGTGCAGAGAGTAAACAGCATGGATTATGTGCTTAGATTATAAACAGGCAGGTTGTAATCTCAATTCAGAGTGTCATCTCTCATTCCCTTTAAGAGCAGTGTGCGCCTGCTGTCTGGTGTGTTAGTATTTACACTGcagattttactttttactACTTAATAGACTGGATCATTAGCTTCAAGCCACTAAACACGCAGAACAGACACATGATGCTGAAGGGTTTAAGTTATATTTCACTGAAGCattcccacaacatcagaaatgatcaaaatgatTACACGAACACTTCTGCATTAtgcacaaaaatgtattttcatgaattttttaaatgtccaaaCATTTCAACAGGATTGACAGAATGCTGATTAAACTTTTGCAAGTTCAACATAACACAAAAGTAGACTGTAAACCTTTAGTTACTggtttttacagctgaaatcCTTGGTTATGCTCTGGAATGTGTGCGGGCCCTGGACAGTTTGTGTTTATCTGAGGGATATCTTTCTGTGGTACATCTGTAAATTACAGTTATGTATAAGATGTATGATAAATCAAACTCCCTGTTGCATGACAGCGTGTGAGTTTGTGTTAttctttgtgtgcttctctgtTTATTAGACAAAACGTAATTTGAGTATATCCCAAAAACCAACGAAAGTCAGTAAGCTTAGCATGAAGATTCATAGCAGAGGGTAAATGTCtcaacctgacacaccagatggaccGATTCATTTATCCTTTGCCTGAGATGTTTTGTCATTGGAACACAAAACATCAACAGACCAACAAGACCTTTGATGTTGTAGGCATGTGCAGCCCAGGTGACTAAACTACATAGCACAAGCTGGGGAGTCCCATCACCATTGTTTTCCGGCTTAAACTAACTAAACTCTGCCTATAGCGACCGCCACCTTCTCCCCAAATGGGTTCCACCcataaaaaatttgcaaaatctttgttgccaatgctaaacagcttattttgctgttgatTTTGAAACTTGTTTTGAGCATCTGGTACCACAAGGTGCCAATCaaaggtgcctgattggcacctgATAATCCTGGTAAAGTGGTCAGTAGTTGTCTActccaagaatcggcatgccttgtttgactgatctggttTGGGCCCATGCAATAGGCAACTTCAGGCTGGttttctgcaaaaccaagttgtggcatTATTTGGAGAAAGCCCTAATGCAATTTCCAAACTAAAGACCGAGTTCCATATAATGGGGGATTTCAGAGACAGGCTGCAAAGTGGGCACCCCAACAAGACGACAGACCATTTTCTTTAACCTGTCACTCAGGAACTGtgggctgtcttctacagatttgcagtcatgGGTTTGCAGTACAATATGGCTGACGACTttctgcccagacaatctggaATGGACTGCATACAGCCAATCGCTGGTCTCATAGGACTGTCAGGAGGCCACCAATGACTGCCTTCCATTGTCAAGCCCATTTGCCCCCtacagagtggggtttatcagagactacctccagaatttgggagttgATTGAAATGTCTTAACAGCagacctgacctcaaccccactgaacacttaaGGGGTCAGCTTGGGCTACCGTTCGTGCCTGAGTGACAaacacaaccatgttggctgacacgtaacaaatgctggttgaagaatgggatgccatcccacagcagtgtgtgaccaggctggtgaccagcatgaggaggaggaggaaccaggctgttgtggctgtgtatggctCTTCAACACGCTACTGAgggtcctgtttgttaaatgcattaaatgttaaactgccaatatgtcttgttttttaagacttcaatcatccagtccaccaaacaccaaacaagagtcaatggcagaatcagctgtttggcattggcagagaagatctggcacatttcTTCATGGGCGccacccacatactcagctctgctgctcatcccacaaatgcatgatccttacagagtgaaagggaaataaacaggctttccaacattATAAGATTTGTTGTGCTTGGTATATAGCATttacatccatacatacatatatggggggaaataaagtaaaaatctaattgtgattattttgttaAAAGTCGTTAAAGCTCTATATAGCTTATTTAATGCATATGACAGAAATATACATGTAAATTAAATATACCTTTAAAAACTGCCAATACTTTGCTCATTGCATTGCTTGCACTGGGTTGAATTTTGTGTTTAGCACATTAAAGTTAGCCTTGTTATTCACCTATATAATTGTGTGTAGTAATTCTAATGAAGCTTTGTATTTGTTCCTTTAATTAAATTATATGTGATGATATTTGTGTAACTTAGCTTTTCCTATTTTGTAATTCGGGGGCTCTGATTGTGAGAATAAAGTTAATGTGCCCCCCAGTAACTTAATTTGCCCAGAAAGATAGAGAAAGATAGCTATgactatatttttttaatgcatggcTGACAAACTAACATCAGAATAAATACTGGTGTTTTTGTCCTTGATTTTCTGAGTGCGTGTATCttcaaagatgtgacagatgcTGTAAATTAGTATGGGAAAGAagagtgtttctgtgattttgaataaatatcCTCTTACATCTCTCCTCTGGCTTCATAGAAAGTTAAGTTTCATTTCACCAAAATGCCATCTCTTAACCACACCCACCAAAGTCAGTGGACCGGCCTCAGCCTCTGAGAGCTCATTCTTCCCATGTGCACTGAACTTCTGGTGGTTTTCATCGCTgctttttggttttgtttgtgaGAAACAGTCGAAGCCTTTGAGTGTTACAGAAGAACAGTGAAAAAGAACTGGTGAG
This genomic stretch from Cheilinus undulatus linkage group 22, ASM1832078v1, whole genome shotgun sequence harbors:
- the LOC121504141 gene encoding nuclear factor 7, ovary-like isoform X2, giving the protein MASTGNLSEEQVHCSICLDVFTNPVSIPCGHNFCQSCILGYWKTSPLYQCPMCKKSFYKRPDISINTVLREIAEQFKEIRVRSVEEKGSEDQEEGKEKKWGMERKKKEDEERLLETDQKQEEEERRTKTPQEELPPLIPPKTSPPRSPQGPPPPLPQTSPPPSPQLPAPTTSPAPLSPSLPLLFLEEVLCDVCLGDGRPRAVKSCLVCLTSYCEEHLKSHSARFTKHKLMEPVANMEDRMCPKHERLLELFCKKDQTCVCVLCTETDHRAHYTVPVEREWTEKKAQLKRTEMDVQQMIQERVKKVEDIKHAVELNKASAQREIQESVQVFSELVRSIQRTQAELVLSIEEKQRQTERWAEGFITELEREITELRRRNTELENVARTDHIHFLKNFPALSTPPPVKNWSETSVPTDTCVGMIRRSVSILEATLNEMIDKLADSEIKKIVKYTVDVTLDPDSANPWLQLSQDRHQVRHLGAWQDLPDHPDRFDTVVIVLGREGFTSGRHYWEVLVGEKDDWYLGVARSSVNRKGRLSVSTTQGYWALAMKKGQGYRVSTSPPTLLPLDARPKRVGVYVDYEEGQVSFYDVRARTHIFTFKDKFTEKILPFFYLYCCDKASDTMVICPVNEKSLIKQS
- the LOC121504141 gene encoding nuclear factor 7, ovary-like isoform X1, which gives rise to MTLPLRRVGMASTGNLSEEQVHCSICLDVFTNPVSIPCGHNFCQSCILGYWKTSPLYQCPMCKKSFYKRPDISINTVLREIAEQFKEIRVRSVEEKGSEDQEEGKEKKWGMERKKKEDEERLLETDQKQEEEERRTKTPQEELPPLIPPKTSPPRSPQGPPPPLPQTSPPPSPQLPAPTTSPAPLSPSLPLLFLEEVLCDVCLGDGRPRAVKSCLVCLTSYCEEHLKSHSARFTKHKLMEPVANMEDRMCPKHERLLELFCKKDQTCVCVLCTETDHRAHYTVPVEREWTEKKAQLKRTEMDVQQMIQERVKKVEDIKHAVELNKASAQREIQESVQVFSELVRSIQRTQAELVLSIEEKQRQTERWAEGFITELEREITELRRRNTELENVARTDHIHFLKNFPALSTPPPVKNWSETSVPTDTCVGMIRRSVSILEATLNEMIDKLADSEIKKIVKYTVDVTLDPDSANPWLQLSQDRHQVRHLGAWQDLPDHPDRFDTVVIVLGREGFTSGRHYWEVLVGEKDDWYLGVARSSVNRKGRLSVSTTQGYWALAMKKGQGYRVSTSPPTLLPLDARPKRVGVYVDYEEGQVSFYDVRARTHIFTFKDKFTEKILPFFYLYCCDKASDTMVICPVNEKSLIKQS